A genome region from Bacillota bacterium includes the following:
- the pstC gene encoding phosphate ABC transporter permease subunit PstC, protein MGRNTEKIMQGVFWLAACTSILAVALICVFLFVNGLPAMWDIGIFDFLFGRIWRPLNNIFGIFPMILGSIYVTAGAVILGVPIGILTALFMANYCPPRLYRILKPIIELLAGIPSVVYGFFGLVVLVPWVRNTFGGNGTSILTASMLLGIMILPTIIEVSESALRAVPKAYYEGGLALGATHERTIFFVTLPAARSGILAAIVLGVGRAIGETMAVIMVAGNQARMPAGILKGIRTMTANVVIEMGYAYGLHREALIATAVLLFVFILIINLSFSLLKRRAS, encoded by the coding sequence ATGGGTAGAAATACAGAGAAGATCATGCAAGGCGTATTTTGGCTGGCCGCCTGTACCTCAATCCTGGCCGTGGCCTTGATCTGCGTCTTTCTGTTTGTCAATGGCCTTCCCGCCATGTGGGATATAGGGATCTTTGACTTTCTCTTCGGTAGAATATGGCGACCCTTAAACAACATCTTTGGGATCTTTCCCATGATCCTCGGCAGTATCTACGTCACTGCCGGGGCAGTGATTCTCGGAGTTCCCATCGGGATTTTGACTGCCCTGTTCATGGCCAACTACTGTCCCCCAAGGTTATACCGTATCCTTAAGCCCATCATCGAGCTTTTGGCAGGCATCCCTTCAGTAGTCTACGGCTTTTTCGGACTAGTGGTTCTGGTCCCTTGGGTGAGGAATACCTTTGGCGGCAACGGAACCAGCATTCTCACGGCCTCGATGCTGCTGGGGATTATGATCCTGCCTACCATCATCGAGGTGTCGGAATCAGCCCTAAGGGCTGTTCCCAAGGCTTACTACGAAGGTGGACTGGCCCTGGGGGCAACCCATGAGCGCACCATCTTTTTTGTCACTTTGCCTGCGGCCAGGTCCGGTATCTTGGCAGCTATCGTCCTTGGTGTTGGACGGGCCATTGGCGAAACGATGGCGGTAATTATGGTTGCGGGAAACCAAGCCCGGATGCCCGCGGGTATCTTGAAGGGGATTAGAACGATGACCGCCAACGTCGTCATCGAAATGGGCTACGCCTATGGCTTGCACCGAGAGGCTCTGATCGCTACGGCGGTACTCCTGTTTGTCTTTATCCTGATTATCAACCTCTCGTTCTCGCTGCTGAAAAGGAGGGCTAGTTAA